A window from Candidatus Methylacidiphilales bacterium encodes these proteins:
- a CDS encoding DUF5895 domain-containing protein yields MDFIDKWRDSKYESEVSAPSLAFCQWNAKKIAIPGMLISMRQAEAAGWQNGAPGWEKRKFSYESGAEEEVLACKNPILAVLRVHKLTLVFRDAHNGHKKGDPKPDHEPYDKRLHIPRRTYTVGFLAPNGQGGYRLLHTEPIAWTPKGVAGAKFSLECYGPFRQAIRAIFGADVPGFIFALRLVGQPWQLPEGTKIQVPALVDGVPHDKAAFQPLYVGDETAATLALWYRDLYDEPETGIEPQQTLEEDEIPY; encoded by the coding sequence ATGGATTTTATAGACAAGTGGCGGGATTCAAAGTATGAATCGGAAGTGTCTGCTCCCAGCTTAGCATTCTGCCAGTGGAATGCCAAGAAGATTGCAATTCCTGGTATGCTGATTTCCATGCGGCAAGCAGAAGCCGCGGGGTGGCAAAACGGCGCGCCTGGTTGGGAAAAACGCAAATTCTCTTACGAATCCGGCGCAGAAGAAGAAGTGCTAGCCTGCAAAAATCCCATCTTGGCTGTCTTGCGCGTACACAAACTCACTTTGGTTTTCCGCGATGCGCACAATGGCCACAAAAAAGGCGACCCCAAACCCGACCACGAACCTTACGATAAGCGACTGCATATACCGCGCCGGACATACACAGTCGGGTTTCTCGCGCCTAACGGCCAAGGCGGATACAGGCTCCTGCACACCGAACCCATCGCCTGGACGCCCAAAGGAGTCGCAGGAGCAAAATTCTCGCTGGAGTGCTATGGCCCGTTCCGGCAAGCCATTCGCGCGATTTTCGGCGCAGATGTGCCCGGTTTCATCTTCGCCTTGCGCCTGGTTGGCCAACCCTGGCAGCTGCCGGAAGGCACGAAAATCCAGGTGCCGGCTCTCGTGGACGGCGTGCCCCACGACAAAGCAGCATTTCAGCCTCTCTACGTCGGCGACGAAACCGCGGCAACCCTGGCCCTCTGGTACCGCGACCTCTATGACGAGCCCGAAACGGGCATCGAACCCCAGCAAACGCTAGAAGAAGACGAAATCCCCTACTAG